In Leguminivora glycinivorella isolate SPB_JAAS2020 chromosome 20, LegGlyc_1.1, whole genome shotgun sequence, the following proteins share a genomic window:
- the LOC125237015 gene encoding coatomer subunit delta, which translates to MVLIAATVCTKSGKALVSRQFVEMTKARIEGLLAAFPKLMTGGRQHTFVETESVRYVYQPLDKLYMLLITTKASNILEDLETLRLFSRVVPEYCTQLTETEVLNQAFNLLFAFDEIVALGYRESVNLAQVRSFVEMDSHEEKIYQAVRQTQEREAANRMRERAKELQRERLEAAKRGGAPRSTMAFGSSGGFGNQSMSSAAGVEPIAEKIPTTPARDTRPATRSAMKLGSRGTDAESFVSKLRSEGDVAAAVAPTTQPDVKPGAIPAPDQKDVHLRFEERLNLVAGRDGDIQNFELSGLLTLRISNEQFGRIHVHVDNKDTRPLQLQTHPNVDKEAFRSSGVIGLKQAQRPFPLHSDVGVLKWRLATADDKLAPISVNCWPSEGANGGCDVNIEYELEQDHLTLQDVTINIPLPTGNSSVVVHQWEGSYAQKGRNLIWSIPLIDRQHKSGSLEFTVTPAIPNDFFPLTVSWSSDTTLALLSATHVSQAADGSPVDYSQEISFHPDKYEIV; encoded by the exons ATG GTGCTTATAGCAGCTACAGTATGCACAAAATCAGGGAAAG CCCTAGTCTCGCGACAGTTTGTGGAAATGACGAAGGCGCGTATAGAGGGGCTGCTGGCAGCCTTCCCCAAGCTCATGACTGGAGGTCGTCAACACACCTTCGTGGAGACTGAATCAGTCAG ATATGTGTACCAGCCACTAGACAAGCTGTACATGCTCCTCATCACCACTAAGGCCAGCAACATTCTTGAGGATCTGGAGACACTCCGTCTCTTCAGCCGAGTG GTGCCTGAATACTGCACCCAGCTAACTGAAACGGAGGTGCTGAACCAGGCCTTCAACCTGCTGTTTGCCTTCGATGAGATTGTGGCTCTCGGATACAGGGAGAGTGTCAACTTGGCACAG GTTCGTTCCTTTGTCGAGATGGACTCTCATGAAGAAAAGATTTACCAAGCTGTTAGACAG ACTCAAGAGCGAGAGGCGGCCAACCGCATGCGAGAGAGAGCTAAGGAGCTGCAGAGAGAACGTCTCGAAGCCGCCAAGAGGGGTGGCGCGCCGCGCAGCACCATGGCTTTCG GCAGCAGCGGTGGTTTTGGCAACCAGTCCATGTCTTCAGCAGCGGGTGTTGAACCCATCGCGGAGAAGATCCCCACCACACCTGCTAGGGACAC tCGGCCGGCGACCCGTTCAGCGATGAAGCTCGGCTCCCGCGGCACAGACGCGGAGTCCTTCGTGTCCAAACTCCGCAGCGAGGGCGACGTGGCGGCCGCAGTTGCCCCCACTACCCAGCCAGACGTCAAGCCTGGGGCTATACCGGCGCCCGACCAGAAGGA tgtTCACCTGCGATTTGAAGAAAGGTTGAATCTGGTGGCGGGACGCGACGGTGACATACAGAATTTCGAGCTCTCTG GTCTCCTGACACTGCGCATCAGCAACGAGCAATTCGGCCGAATACACGTGCATGTCGACAACAAGGACACCAGGCCATTGCAGCTGCAG ACTCACCCCAACGTTGACAAAGAGGCATTCCGCTCCAGCGGAGTGATTGGCTTGAAGCAGGCACAGCGGCCGTTCCCGCTCCACTCTGACGTCGGCGTACTCAAGTGGCGTCTCGCGACTGCTGACGACAAACTCGCTCCTATCTCAG TGAACTGCTGGCCGTCAGAGGGCGCCAACGGCGGCTGCGACGTGAACATCGAATACGAGCTCGAGCAGGACCATCTGACCCTACAAGACGTCACCATCAACATTCCTCTGCC AACCGGCAACAGTTCAGTAGTAGTCCACCAATGGGAGGGCAGCTACGCTCAGAAAGGCCGCAACCTAATCTGGAGCATTCCTCTCATCGACAGGCAACATAAGTCTGGCAGTCTTGAGTTCAC GGTAACCCCAGCGATCCCCAACGATTTCTTCCCGCTGACCGTATCTTGGAGCTCCGATACCACCCTGGCCCTTCTAAGCGCCACTCACGTCTCCCAAGCGGCCGACGGTTCGCCCGTCGACTATTCGCAAGAGATCAGTTTCCATCCGGACAAGTACGAGATCGTCTAG